From a region of the Dictyostelium discoideum AX4 chromosome 2 chromosome, whole genome shotgun sequence genome:
- the dynC gene encoding hypothetical protein: protein MSSSSGEESINISIDELEDRVNKLEFLLLGCQSTSTDSLLRIPLPTFNQITSAQKQSQQNQIQSSGGRTRASSISTSQLQQQQQQEPITDSLEKFKTVLNKIKSENESINNFMLIYKSNETLFNKIVDNESLLNSVEKLAIILSAEDEIYSTARNLQKLGELEKFINSSSTQSIPKLNEALKPLENIHFEQEVIAIQLNKKLEEKVQSYNDIIQEISNRFAYWDSIITDLESKSKDL, encoded by the exons atgagtAGTAGCAGTGGtgaagaatcaattaatatatcaattgatgaattagAAGATAGAGTTAAtaaattagaatttttattattaggttgtcaatcaacatcaacagaTTCATTATTAAGAATACCATTACCAACATTCAATCAAATTACATCTGCTCaaaaacaatcacaacaaaacCAAATTCAATCATCAGGTGGTAGAACAAGAGCATCAAGTATATCAACatcacaattacaacaacaacaacaacaagaaccaATTACAGACTCTttagaaaaatttaaaactgttttaaataaaattaaatctgaaaatgaatcaattaataatttcatgtTAATAT ataaatcaaatgaaacattatttaataaaatagttgataatgaatcattattGAATAGTGTTGAAAAATTAGCGATTATATTATCAGCAGAGGATGAAATTTATAGTACAGCTAGGAATTTACAAAAGTTGGGAGAATTGgagaaatttataaattcaagttcaactcaatcaattccaaaattaaatgaagcTTTAAAACCATTAGAAAATATTCACTTTGAACAAGAAGTGATTGcaattcaattgaataagAAATTAGAAGAAAAAGTACAATCATACAATGACATCATTcaagaaatttcaaatagaTTCGCATATTGGGATAGTATAATAACTGATTTagaatcaaaatcaaaagatttataa
- the ddx20 gene encoding DEAD/DEAH box helicase, with amino-acid sequence MKNKILFSFSNPMNSNSSNNIENNNNSNNNNNNFKNNFKNFSRKRTNDIEIEDNITFSELLLQKEVLKGLEDGGYQRPSPIQLKAIPLGISGVDLIAQAKSGTGKTIVFGVIALECVLRESKLLRQKQELNKTQLTNQTNKQLLEMDDDTYVETMVGIIRKPLVLIIAPTREIAVQIKDVIKSISKYCKRIKCEVFIGGLNSNNNKDENNNNILNNEDVNRLNGTQIIVGTPGKIKSLIENLHLRTDTLKMVIMDEADKLLDASFSKTINWIYSAIGNGNSNKNNSSSGSGIQMLAFSATYPSYLINLLKLYMNNENLVEIRLCSDTPSLEGIKQYYQIFRNDFTENNYKTFQNKCKSLVLVLEQVSFYQAIIFCNHKIRGEELTRQLNREGWPTAFIAGGQNQKDRLSTMSALKSFNIRILVSTDLISRGIDVERVNLVINLDLPKDHETYFHRIGRTGRFGTYGVSITFINMKSIQQQQQQQQQQQQQIENENENENNNNNEGFQEIDFINQLIQEYSVDITERVDNDIIPEELYSYQLSNPNDQQSLANLKLKQQQTILLNKQLEELKINENENENQYQNEDEEEEQEEDDYHYENQHQNEDEEEEQEEDDYHYENQHQNEEEEQEQQEEDDDNYNYENDNDSEEYEFIDDSIIEQTEYYYLNSNNNNNNNKNKYGNTINNNHYRNSSFNGPKNSINNNKFKNKNINNNDQRNSQSNGIKKKVNTNNNNFYPHYYNNPYPQNYYYDYQYFSDNSYYNNNYNNNNNNNNNNNNNNNNNNNNNNNNNNNNNNNNNNNNNNNNNNNNYYQQHGNNPYGYNIPNSIQYSSNQFYYCTCPNCPTMNYHQYI; translated from the coding sequence atgaaaaacaaaattttattttcattttcaaatccAATGAATtctaatagtagtaataatatagagaataataataatagtaataataataataataattttaaaaataattttaaaaatttttcaagaaaaagaacaaatgatattgaaattgaagataATATAACATTttcagaattattattacaaaaagaAGTTTTAAAAGGATTAGAAGATGGTGGATATCAAAGACCATCaccaattcaattgaaagCAATACCATTGGGTATTAGTGGTGTTGATTTAATAGCACAAGCTAAATCCGGTACTGGTAAAACCATAGTTTTCGGTGTAATAGCATTGGAATGTGTTTTACGTGAATCAAAATTACTCAGAcaaaaacaagaattaaataaaactcaattaacTAATCAAAccaataaacaattattagagATGGATGATGACACCTATGTTGAAACTATGGTTGGTATTATAAGAAAACCCCTAGTCTTAATAATTGCTCCAACTAGAGAAATCGCTGTTCAAATTAAAGatgtaattaaatcaattagtaaatattgtaaaagaattaaatgtGAAGTTTTTATTGGTGGTTTAaatagcaacaacaacaaagatgaaaacaataataatattttaaataatgaggATGTAAATAGATTAAATGGTACCCAAATTATAGTTGGCACACctggtaaaattaaatctttaattgaaaatttacatTTACGTACTGATACTTTAAAAATGGTTATAATGGATGAGgctgataaattattagatgcatcattttcaaaaactataaattgGATTTATAGTGCaattggtaatggtaatagtaataaaaataatagtagtagtggtagtggtattCAAATGTTAGCATTTTCAGCGACGTATCCAagttatttaataaatttattaaaactttatatGAATAATGAGAATTTAGTTGAGATTAGGTTATGTTCAGATACACCATCGTTGGAGGGTATAAAACAGTATTATCAAATCTTTAGAAACGATTTCACAgagaataattataaaacatttcaaaataaatgcAAGAGTCTTGTATTGGTACTTGAACAAGTTTCATTCTATCAAGCTATAATATTTTGTAATCATAAAATTAGAGGTGAAGAATTAACAAGACAATTGAATAGAGAAGGTTGGCCAACTGCTTTCATTGCTGGTGgccaaaatcaaaaagatcGTCTTTCGACTATGAGTgctttaaaatcttttaatattagaATTTTGGTTTCAACAGATTTAATTTCACGTGGTATTGATGTTGAAAGAGTTAATTTAGTAATTAATTTAGATTTACCAAAAGATCATGAAACTTATTTTCATAGAATTGGTAGAACTGGTAGATTTGGTACATATGGTGTTTCAAtaacttttattaatatgaaatctattcaacaacaacaacaacaacaacagcaacaacaacaacaaattgaaaatgaaaatgaaaatgaaaataataataataatgaaggaTTTCAAGaaattgatttcattaatcaattaattcaagaaTATTCTGTTGATATTACAGAAAGagttgataatgatattattcCTGAAGAATTATATAGTTATCAACTTTCAAATCCAAATGATCAACAATCATtagcaaatttaaaattaaaacaacaacaaacaattttattaaataaacaattagaagaattaaaaataaatgaaaatgaaaatgaaaatcaatatcaaaatgaagatgaagaagaagaacaagaagagGATGATTACCATTATGAAAATCAACATcaaaatgaagatgaagaagaagaacaagaagagGATGATTACCATTATGAAAATCAACATcaaaatgaagaagaagaacaagaacaacaagaagaggatgatgataattataattatgaaaatgataatgatagtgAAGAATATGAATTTATTGATGATAGTATAATTGAACAAACTGAATATTACTAtcttaatagtaataataataataataataataaaaataaatatggaAATACAATTAACAATAACCATTACCGCAATAGTAGTTTTAATGGTCCTAAAAATagcattaataataataaatttaaaaataaaaatattaataataatgatcaaAGAAATTCCCAAAGTAATggaataaagaaaaaagtaaatacaaataataataatttttatccTCACTATTACAACAATCCCTACCctcaaaactattattatgattaccAATATTTCTCTGATAATAGttactataataataattataataataataataataataataataataataataataataataataataataataataataataataataataataataataataataataataataataataataataataataataataataataataattattaccaACAACATGGTAATAATCCTTATGGTTACAAtataccaaattcaattcaatattcatccaatcaattttattattgtacaTGTCCAAATTGCCCAACTATGAATTACCATCAATACATATAA
- the plbE gene encoding phospholipase B-like protein encodes MKLFILLIVIVFLISNSYSLSSSDSSSDSGSDVQYYSLTSQFQVVQGKQIPGSIAWGYFKDEMNKDGWGKLSIETVSTVSDNIAFKAAGYLEGYLTWEYIYKFSGNYFNSFFNTSNIKEIPTETLTFVSDNWEYMMERVNSSSTTDPYWIQIRNAMSQQIGLYEGYNAAAGEDYQKTFIEIYMINLYGDMGDIVTLTTTPNNEFIPMDRKEVEQLMATTGHCTSIIKLTNNCSDLMSAHTSWADFSVMIRIYKRINIPVASTPYGSETLFSSYPGLLVSIDDFYQIRPSKLHLTETLNTILNQTLYQQINAQSFMYWVRNLVANRLANNGFQWVSIFVENNSGTNNIQFVVLDYKLFTPYSTELQSDLLWIVEQYPGGYQAADVTLTLWEQGYWPSYNRPYFEEVFDILGYPYYVEKFGDLFTYEYNPRANIFRRDHSKLETLQDMMNIIDYNQYKTDPFSMGYPGNSINARFDIKGGSLPSGNPIYSWFYHGTHGGIDGKAINYDMVNSFTAVARNGPTVTSDCPPFNWNDWSLISHQYMPQIYNFTWISINI; translated from the exons atgaaattatttattttattaattgtaattgtatttttaatttcaaattcctACTCTTTATCGAGTAGTGATAGTAGTAGTGATAGTGGTTCAGATGTTCAATATTATTCACTTACATCACAATTCCAAGTTGTCCAAGGTAAACAAATACCAGGTTCAATTGCATGG ggataTTTTAAAGATGAAATGAATAAAGATGGTTGGggtaaattatcaattgaaacagTTTCAACAGTTTCAGATAATATTGCATTTAAAGCAGCAGGATATCTTGAAGGTTATTTAACATGggaatatatttataaattctctggaaattattttaatagttttttcaATACCTCTAATATTAAGGAGATACCAACCGAGACATTAACATTTGTATCTGATAATTGGGAATATATGATGGAGAGAGTgaattcatcatcaactacAGATCCATATTGGATTCAAATTAGAAATGCAATGAGTCAACAAATTGGTTTATATGAAGGTTACAATGCAGCAGCAGGTGAAGATTAtcaaaaaacttttattgaAATATATATGATTAATCTTTATGGTGATATGGGTGATATTGTTACATTAACAACCACACCAAACAATGAATTTATACCAATGGATAGAAAAGAAGTTGAACAGTTAATGGCAACAACTGGACATTGTacatcaattattaaattaacaaaCAATTGTAGTGATTTAATGTCAGCTCATACAAGTTGGGCAGATTTTAGTGTAATGATTAGAATTTACAAGAGAATCAATATACCAGTTGCATCAACACCCTATGGTAGTGAAACTTTATTCTCATCATATCCAGGTTTATTGGtatcaattgatgatttCTATCAAATTAGACCATCGAAATTACATTTAACTGAAACAttaaatacaattttaaatcaaacttTATATCAACAAATTAATGCACAATCATTTATGTATTGGGTTAGAAACTTAGTGGCTAATAGATTGGCAAACAATGGTTTCCAATGGGTATCAATATTTGTTGAGAATAATAGTGgtacaaataatattcaatttgTAGTATTGGATTATAAATTGTTTACACCTTATTCAACTGAATTACAATCGGATTTACTTTGGATCGTTGAACAATATCCAGGTGGTTATCAAGCTGCCGATGTAACACTCACACTTTGGGAGCAAGGTTATTGGCCAAGTTATAATAGACCTTACTTTGAAGAGGTGTTTGATATCCTTGGTTACCCATACTATGTCGAGAAATTTGGTGACCTCTTCACCTATGAATATAATCCACGTGCTAATATTTTCCGTAGAGATCATTCAAAACTTGAAACTTTACAAGATATGATGAATATCATCGATTATAATCAATATAAAACTGACCCATTTAGTATGGGTTATCCTGGTAATTCAATCAATGCTAGATTCGATATCAAAGGTGGTTCTTTACCAAGTGGTAATCCAATTTACTCTTGGTTTTATCATGGTACTCATGGTGGTATCGATGGAAAAGCAATTAATTATGATATGGTAAATTCTTTTACTGCTGTTGCTCGTAATGGTCCAACTGTAACTTCTGATTGTCCACCATTTAATTGGAATGATTGGAGTTTAATCTCTCATCAATATATGCcacaaatttataattttacttggatatcaattaatatttaa
- a CDS encoding hypothetical protein (triacylglycerol lipase-like protein triacylglycerol lipase) yields the protein MMKKYLNIYFFIILNLILSIKIVKSSYSNSPPDFSFLETTAKTFLSYSYVTYCDIDDISNWTCTTCKHSDVEAFTIVNTIYNDTTDTQAYVGYIGNEVIVAFRGSMDIQSWITNLQFLQIVYPLYPSAKVHSGFYDSWSSVREQVKSSIDLALKQCGKQCNEIKVTGHSLGAALATLAIAEIQGWYSIPSTMYNFGSPRVGDSVFAEYFNSIQPNVIRVTYEQDLVPHVPPENVLNYHHIPTEVYFNTNSTFKTCDDSGEDQTCADSTIGYSIYDHLTYFGMHCCCR from the coding sequence atgatgaaaaaatatttaaatatttatttctttattattttaaatttaatattatcaattaaaattgtaaaatcatcatattcaaattcaccaccagatttttcatttttagaaACTACTgcaaaaacatttttaagtTATTCATATGTTACATATTGTGATATAGATGATATTAGTAATTGGACATGTACTACATGTAAACATTCAGATGTTGAAGCATTCACAATTGTAAATACAATTTATAATGATACAACCGATACTCAAGCATATGTTGGCTATATTGGAAATGAGGTAATTGTTGCATTTAGAGGTTCAATGGATATTCAAAGTTGGATtacaaatttacaatttttacaaattgttTACCCATTATACCCATCAGCAAAAGTACATAGTGGTTTTTATGACAGTTGGTCAAGTGTTAGAGAACAAGTGAAGagttcaattgatttagCATTAAAGCAATGTGGTAAGCAATGCAATGAAATCAAAGTAACCGGTCATAGTTTAGGTGCTGCATTGGCAACATTGGCAATTGCCGAAATTCAAGGTTGGTACTCAATTCCTTCAACAATGTATAATTTTGGGTCACCTCGTGTTGGTGATTCTGTATTTGCTGAATACtttaattcaattcaacCAAATGTAATAAGAGTAACTTATGAACAAGATTTAGTACCACATGTACCACctgaaaatgttttaaattatcatcatatCCCAACTGAAGTTTACTTTAATACAAATTCAACTTTTAAAACTTGTGATGATAGTGGTGAAGACCAAACATGCGCCGATTCAACTATTGGTTATAGTATTTATGACCATCTTACTTATTTTGGTATGCATTGTTGTTGTcgttaa